The following proteins come from a genomic window of Venenivibrio stagnispumantis:
- the rpsI gene encoding 30S ribosomal protein S9 — protein MATEKAIKIDPKVAKYGTGRRKEAVARVWILPGEGRIFVKSSSGKEWNAKDYFERDILIEKINQPFVVTETLGKFDVYATVEGSGKPAQAEAVMYGIAKALEAYNPAFRTPLKSAGLMTRDARVKERKKYAQMGARAKYRWSKR, from the coding sequence TTGGCTACAGAAAAAGCAATCAAAATAGACCCTAAGGTAGCAAAATACGGAACCGGTAGAAGAAAAGAAGCAGTTGCAAGAGTATGGATATTACCTGGAGAAGGAAGAATATTTGTTAAATCTTCATCAGGTAAAGAATGGAATGCAAAAGATTATTTTGAAAGAGATATTCTTATTGAAAAAATAAATCAACCTTTTGTAGTAACTGAAACTCTTGGAAAATTTGATGTATATGCAACAGTAGAAGGCAGTGGAAAACCGGCTCAAGCAGAGGCGGTTATGTATGGAATAGCGAAAGCCCTTGAAGCTTATAATCCTGCATTTAGAACTCCTCTAAAATCTGCAGGATTAATGACAAGAGATGCAAGAGTTAAAGAACGTAAAAAATACGCTCAAATGGGTGCAAGAGCGAAATACAGATGGTCTAAACGTTAA